The Juglans regia cultivar Chandler chromosome 1, Walnut 2.0, whole genome shotgun sequence nucleotide sequence TATGTTTGAGAGGTAAGTCCTACCAAAGAAAATAGCTGCTAATGCTGTGTGAAAATCCCCTCTGAACCACGAAGGTCAACCCCTCTCTCCTTctatcatttgttttttcttgcaCGTTCTCTGTCTTTCCCTCCCCGCCTTGGTTTTTGTTCCAACTGCTGATTAACTTCCCCAACTCACCTGGCCCACCCAGAGATTCCACAATATGGGGTTCCCTTTTTCATCCCCCTACcttctttaataatatttctctgATATAAATCCTCCTTTACAGGAGCCCTCGATCTCAGCCGCTTGCAAAACAGAAGTCTCGTctctattctttattttcttcacgCTAGATTGATGGAAAACTCTTTGAGttcatgtattaacaaagctgTTGCTTCAAAAGGAACCACAAACAGCCCTGAAGAGAGTGGTTGGACTGCATACTTTGAAGATTTCTCAAGTTATGAAGGACACAGTTCCTCTAATTCTAGTTTTCATACCTCTTCTGGGGTCTCTGATGCTGCTTCTTCTGCTGCATGGAAAAATCCCAATAGCAATCTGAAGATTCCCAAGAGATTGAGCTTCAAGAAAACAAGAaccaaaataatttctcttgacGATTCTTTGGAGGATACTGCTAGCTCCCCAGTTAGTAGTCCCAAGGTCAAATGAACCGTCTTTCTAACTTGTTTCCTTCCTCTTATGTTGTAATTTTCTGTAACtttctttcgtttttttttttttttttgtcattttagaTCTCTTTTGTTTAGCGAATCTTTTCTTCACCCATTTTTGTGAGTAGGTTGGTGATTTGGAACCAGGTGATATGAATCCAAGAAAGGCACATGATCATCATATTATTAGTTCcttggtaatttttttaatttttattttcaaattgaaaaaactCCCAGGATATATGATTGGCTTGGTATTAGAACCtgataaattattttggttCTGATGATTTTATAGAGCAAGGCAgataatttatatcattatcCAGAACTGCAGGCAGATGATGAAAGAAGGGAAATCATGAACTTTGGTGGAAAGAATAATCATGACTACACAGATTTAAGGAAGAGGGGACTGTGCTTGGTTCCTTTGTCCAAGTTAGTGAActattttggttaattttccACGATAATATCTGCCTCTCTCAGTCTCCCTCCCATCTTCCTTGTAAGACATGATCTTAATGTTCAAAGAAATTACTTCTTGTCGACATCATGTGTTATATATCGTTAGCACCATGCTTTTCTAAACtcatctgatctctctctctctctctgatctcttcCATGACCTCTGTGCTGTGTATATTCATATCATAGACAAGAAACTGAGGCAATATTGCATCTGAAAGCAAGTGGTTTTCATCTTTTTTGCAGCAGTACTTAGGTAAAGATCAGGCGTTAATTTCCAGGATAGATAACGAAGCAATATTACCTGAGCAGATTAATAACAGGAAACGCACTGAGACAATAGaaagcatttatttatttattgttatcttTTACTGGTGGCTTGATCTAcatcttaaaaattattcaGCTATTTGGTAATTCACGGAAACTTGAATATCGACAGAGAATATTTATATGTTTGCGAGAAATCAGGGACTGATGAGACATTTTCAAGAATGATAGAGCTCTTATTGGCGTTGATCTTGGAACGTCCTCGATCCAATGTTGAGGGTGCAACATTAAGCTGGTTCCCATCCCTTATTGATTGAAATCGGTATAGGTATCTAGAGCAATTGGCAGAGCAATCTAGATCAGCGTCGTGCAGAAACTTGAAAGTTCATGCTAAAGGCACTACGTACGTGTAAGATTAAGGGAAATATTTTATCGGATAAATTAATCTGGTCTTCCTTTGGTTAGGATTAAACAATGTTGTCTTATCATGATGATAAGTCTGGATTAAGTTGATCAATTAAGTTGATTGGATGCATGATTGTATTTATGAGAGTCTAGATTGGATTCTGAGTTTTTAGTTCTGATCCTCTTTtacaaagagttttttttttttttttcttttttggaatttgTATAGGAAATGCAAATTATCACTCATTTcatgatgaagaaaataaaataaaagctaaTTACTTAGAAGGCAATATTGTTCTTTAAATTAGCTGCCTCCAATGATAACCTTGAGCAACCAAAATTGTGATGGAAATATTGGCATATATTAGTAGGAGATCATGATGTAGTGCTTGAAAGTAGGGTTAATATTAATGCTGCctcaatattattataaagcTCTGAAGAAtatataagtactatatattaattctgCCTACAATACAAGAGATTAAATTTACGCACTCTATGATTATACgtagtattattaaaaaaaaaaaatattgttttcatgatttttattccccttatatatatataatctcctCCTCACCAATTGACCCCACCACAGAAAACACAGTAGGTTTTATTCTAAATAACATGTTAATGGAGGCATAAATTGTTTATCATTTGATTCATTATTCAAGTTGGTATGAGAATCCCAACAGAATCAGGAAGGATGTAAGTTCCTTTGTGGGTTATACCCTCTaagaaaacaatataaaaactaTGAGAAAAAACTATAGTAAAATGAAAAGTAGATTGAtaggtttaaatattaattcatctCCAAACTCTTGCAGgccattcatttaaaaaacctTGAGAAAAATGACCCCTCCATGTGCACTAGCATTAAAGGCTAGTGAGCACAGAAAAGCACACAGATCAGTTGTCAAGTACCAGAGTTTTGCCAAGAAATTTCCTCTGGTTGACTCTATTTTCCATCACATTCTTCTAGATCCTATGATTCTTTccatataagaataataatcatattctaattgtataagaaaataaatttagctAAAGCGTACGCGGTTcgatactatatatttataatacaaatGGAACTGGTCTTGGGTCTCGAGCAGGCTCATTGCTGCAGGCATGCACGCACGAATTGCTCAGAACATAAAATAGCTGTCTGATATGAAAGTGATACCCCCATGTCCGGATTCTCAAGCTGGGAGCTGCTAGATTGAAGCTGCCCACTATAAGAGAACTGTTCAGTTGCATGTGACCAGTTATTTcctataaaaatgattattttctataaaaatgagtctgttttgatcacaaataatttttctgatGCAGttacaaatactcatttttcttgtaacgATGATTAATTACCAGCACTACCATTTaaaacaaattgtaaaattCCTATTTTCATCCCAATCAATTATCaaatgtaatactaatattgatgaattaattaattgttgatTTAGATTGTCAGATCAGTTCCAAATAAATCTGGTGCTAACATGAGCACTATTTGCCTGAAAGTGATTTCTGTGCCTAAATTGCAAGAGAAAGCATTCTTGATAGAACCTGATATCAATATATCATCTACCATCTTTGTTAACTTAAAGACGAGGGAACTCAACAGCGAAAAGAAAGAGACCtcgaaaaacaaaagaaaaaaaaaggaagggaaaGAGCATCTTTAATTTGTATGCAAAGTTTGCTCCACTGAAAGATTACAAATTACAgcattattaattcttttttaatctaaaaagaACCATTTCAACCTTCTGAATCTGTCAGTTTCCAGAATCTGTCATGATAGTGAAAGTCTTTGAATTAGCACATGGCAAGCCAGAACTGGAACATTGGCCATGCAtgcaataatatcatttaatcCTTTCATGTACCTTCTCGATCGAGTGAATgatcatgtatgtatgtaatcTTACTAGATTTTATCTAATCCAAAGTACTATTCACTTTTGGATATATACATGATGAGTAGTTCATATATATGCAAGCTGGTTTTCAGGTCGGCATGAtcagaaactatatatatatatatatatatatatatatatatatataatatgatatgaaagaAGCTGAAAATGACTCATGATGACcattaattagattaaaatcCAACAATATTTAGATAATTTGGATTGCAAGCAGTTAGGTGACCAATCACATGATGTTTAACAACCACTAATCATGGTGATGTGATTTACATTTTTGGAGAGGTAGATCAAAGCTTTATCTCAGATCTAGCACGTACTCGACTTCATGATCAAGCATATATATTAAGTGGTCTTCTTCAACAGTTTCATGAAAAGACTTGTCGTAAATATACTTGAATTATGAGGATCATGATGCATGATCGATGCACAAAATTAGGACTACACAGaaaaattaatgcatgcatCGATCGATATATCAGggataattaaaaatgaattatacTAGCTACTATATAATatgcattaataataatagTGTGTGAGTACTGTGTCTATAAATAtacaattaattatgttttgacctaattaataataattagaagtCGTGgctaaaactatttttttccttcataaaataactaattatattaaaaaaaggaagataTAATAATTCATTACCAAATCATCATCATAAACCAATTAAGAAGTACATGcaagaattatatatagcaaattaattaagcatgcatcaataatattaatgtgtgtatatatatagagatatggGGTCTCCAAATTTAgtaggaaataataataataataataataataataataataataataatatattagggtaattataataattcattatatttgCAGTCGATTTATAAGATGCTGCTGGTGGAACGGTCACACCATGCCATTCCAGAAAAAGACAACTTAAGTGAGCAGTTGGTGTCCAAATAGAGATCAGAAAGTGACTTCCATGGAATAAAGGGGAAATTAAAGA carries:
- the LOC108987542 gene encoding vascular-related unknown protein 1-like isoform X1; amino-acid sequence: MENSLSSCINKAVASKGTTNSPEESGWTAYFEDFSSYEGHSSSNSSFHTSSGVSDAASSAAWKNPNSNLKIPKRLSFKKTRTKIISLDDSLEDTASSPVSSPKVGDLEPGDMNPRKAHDHHIISSLSKADNLYHYPELQADDERREIMNFGGKNNHDYTDLRKRGLCLVPLSKLVNYFG
- the LOC108987542 gene encoding vascular-related unknown protein 1-like isoform X2; the protein is MENSLSSCINKAVASKGTTNSPEESGWTAYFEDFSSYEGHSSSNSSFHTSSGVSDAASSAAWKNPNSNLKIPKRLSFKKTRTKIISLDDSLEDTASSPVSSPKVGDLEPGDMNPRKAHDHHIISSLSKADNLYHYPELQADDERREIMNFGGKNNHDYTDLRKRGLCLVPLSNST
- the LOC108987542 gene encoding vascular-related unknown protein 1-like isoform X3 → MENSLSSCINKAVASKGTTNSPEESGWTAYFEDFSSYEGHSSSNSSFHTSSGVSDAASSAAWKNPNSNLKIPKRLSFKKTRTKIISLDDSLEDTASSPVSSPKVGDLEPGDMNPRKAHDHHIISSLSKADNLYHYPELQADDERREIMNFGGKNNHDYTDLRKRGLCLVPLSKD